Proteins from a genomic interval of Nostoc sp. TCL240-02:
- a CDS encoding DUF4346 domain-containing protein, with translation MDLILEDLAAIDDKLSQRHIDLDPGGYFIIYLDRDAGLIYAKHFTNVIDDRGLAIDPETGKVIPARGKVERTHTTVFSARTAKELCVKIFEETQPCAVTQLNHAAYLGREFVRAEVALVKGQEYVQD, from the coding sequence ATGGATTTAATACTTGAAGATTTAGCAGCAATTGATGATAAACTTTCCCAGCGTCATATCGATCTCGATCCCGGTGGATATTTTATTATTTACTTGGATCGAGACGCAGGGTTAATTTATGCCAAGCATTTCACAAACGTAATTGACGATCGTGGTTTAGCTATCGATCCCGAAACGGGGAAGGTAATTCCGGCACGAGGAAAGGTAGAACGAACTCACACGACGGTTTTTAGTGCGAGGACGGCTAAAGAACTTTGCGTGAAAATCTTTGAGGAAACTCAGCCCTGTGCAGTAACTCAATTAAATCATGCAGCTTATTTGGGTCGAGAATTTGTTCGGGCTGAGGTGGCTTTAGTAAAAGGGCAAGAGTATGTTCAGGATTAA
- a CDS encoding phosphoribosyltransferase, which yields MPDLYVSWSDYHQKIEQLAIQIYQSGWEFNQIICLARGGLRIGDILSRIYEQPLAILATSSYSGPGQQERSNLVFSRHLTMTAEKLGSRILLVDDLVDSGITLQQTIPWLKQNTDSPIKEIRTAVLWYKACSVIAPDYYVDYLADNPWIYQPFEHYEQINIVELAAKVSSC from the coding sequence ATGCCAGACCTTTACGTTTCTTGGTCAGATTATCACCAAAAAATTGAACAACTGGCTATTCAGATTTATCAATCCGGTTGGGAATTTAACCAGATTATCTGTCTTGCCAGAGGAGGGCTACGAATTGGAGATATTCTTTCCCGGATATACGAGCAACCACTGGCGATTTTAGCAACCTCATCTTACAGTGGCCCCGGTCAGCAAGAAAGAAGTAATTTAGTTTTCTCCCGCCACTTAACGATGACTGCCGAAAAGTTAGGTTCGCGCATTCTCCTAGTAGATGACTTAGTAGACTCTGGCATCACACTCCAACAGACTATACCTTGGCTCAAGCAAAATACTGATTCCCCAATTAAGGAAATTCGCACTGCCGTTCTTTGGTATAAAGCCTGTTCAGTTATAGCACCCGATTATTATGTCGATTACTTGGCTGACAACCCCTGGATTTACCAACCCTTTGAACACTACGAGCAGATCAACATCGTAGAACTTGCAGCTAAGGTCAGTTCGTGTTAA
- a CDS encoding RibD family protein: MLQHRPHTTVVLAMSADGKIADFRRSPARFGSRVDKAHLEKQIAASDAVLFGAGTLRAYGTTLTVSDPTLVRLRAQEGKPPQPVHIVTTHSGNLNPEINFFKQPVRRWLLTTTLGTLLWKGRCLQTLPSTLGDGTQECPPEFEQILVFETPTGEIDIPAALKHLANIDITRLVVLGGGKLVASLLDLDLIDELWLTVCPLILGGSTAPTPVEGKGFLPDLAPKLQLLEVQTVEQEVFLHYRLQRLTD; this comes from the coding sequence ATGTTGCAACATCGTCCTCATACTACAGTTGTTTTAGCAATGAGTGCAGATGGCAAGATAGCAGATTTTAGGCGATCGCCTGCTCGGTTTGGCTCAAGGGTTGATAAAGCACATCTAGAAAAACAAATCGCTGCCTCTGATGCGGTGTTATTCGGTGCTGGTACTCTCCGGGCTTATGGAACGACACTTACTGTATCAGATCCAACTCTAGTGCGACTTCGGGCACAAGAAGGGAAGCCTCCGCAGCCAGTTCATATAGTGACTACACACTCTGGAAACCTCAATCCGGAAATTAACTTTTTTAAGCAACCAGTTAGACGCTGGCTACTCACGACAACACTGGGAACACTTTTATGGAAAGGACGTTGTTTACAGACGCTTCCTTCAACTTTGGGAGACGGAACACAAGAGTGTCCTCCAGAATTTGAGCAGATTCTGGTTTTTGAAACACCAACGGGAGAAATAGACATTCCCGCAGCTTTGAAGCATCTAGCCAATATAGATATAACACGGTTGGTCGTTTTGGGTGGAGGCAAATTAGTCGCTTCCCTGCTGGACTTAGATTTAATCGATGAATTATGGCTCACTGTCTGTCCCCTGATTTTAGGTGGTAGTACCGCCCCCACACCCGTAGAAGGGAAAGGTTTTTTACCTGATTTAGCTCCCAAGTTGCAACTTTTAGAAGTTCAGACTGTTGAGCAAGAAGTGTTTTTGCACTATCGCCTGCAACGACTAACAGATTAG
- the topA gene encoding type I DNA topoisomerase, with protein sequence MIKRLLVVESPGKVKKLSQILGSDWKVLASCGHIRELSNEGDDSLGFVMDGSNVRCNYVPRDQRAKETIQKLKSAVKQVDEVVLATDPDREGETIAWHLKETLGLREPKRVIYTEITASAVQSAIANPRKLDQNLIGAGLCRDCLDKLVGYKGSPLVWALNNGAKSVGRVQSATLHLICQRENEILAFVPQDYWSVWVDYAEGFRAFYKGTVDSAKDAADQETETHDDAKVGNSPETPESKRVLSEAEATRLVAEAQQHPHQVIHFEGKIVNRQPPPPFTTSSLQQAAGSKLRFAPDKTMVVAQKLYEAGLITYMRTDSVMLSPEFCASARKWLEQNDPQNVPQQVAKHRSSKSAQEAHEAIRPTDVFRPSVQLRLELPDDEFNLYVMIWKRSIASQCRAAQLRKTLVITQSGSLLWSARGQVIEFYGYARYWNNLSKDSILPSLQQGQALKLENAGHEQKQTQPPPRYSEPKLVQLMERKGIGRPSTYAPTVATLKKRNYVELKKDHLQPTALGLEVDEFLLKALPDLLEAEFTAKMEDALDAISEGKNSWQHYLTSWNQNYFVPALTKAKTVVASSSTGKANVITERKYETSKTRCPECKNFLAKIPSTKVKKKYFLKCTKGCDVVLFWSDFNKTWQPPQAKTVQAENQQKPPVKLTAYPCPVCKKPLEEYSYIKEGQSKTMLRCSNAQSRKDTKHKDVAYFNTPKGWWSPKFGEISKT encoded by the coding sequence ATGATCAAACGCCTGCTTGTGGTCGAGTCTCCCGGAAAAGTCAAAAAACTCAGTCAAATACTGGGTTCAGATTGGAAAGTTCTCGCTAGTTGTGGCCATATCCGAGAACTCAGCAATGAAGGGGACGATTCCTTGGGCTTTGTCATGGACGGCAGTAATGTAAGGTGCAATTACGTCCCACGTGACCAACGAGCGAAAGAAACAATCCAGAAGCTCAAGTCTGCGGTAAAGCAGGTTGATGAAGTTGTCTTAGCAACTGACCCAGACCGGGAAGGCGAAACGATCGCTTGGCACCTGAAAGAAACGCTGGGTTTAAGGGAACCGAAACGAGTAATTTATACTGAGATTACAGCATCGGCGGTACAGAGTGCGATCGCTAATCCCAGAAAGCTAGACCAAAATTTAATCGGTGCTGGACTGTGCCGAGATTGCTTAGATAAGTTGGTGGGTTATAAGGGTAGCCCTTTAGTTTGGGCATTAAATAACGGTGCTAAAAGTGTTGGTAGAGTCCAAAGCGCGACATTGCACTTGATTTGTCAGCGAGAAAACGAAATTCTGGCTTTTGTCCCCCAAGATTACTGGAGTGTCTGGGTAGATTATGCTGAAGGATTTCGGGCTTTTTACAAAGGGACGGTTGATTCTGCAAAAGATGCAGCAGACCAAGAAACTGAAACTCATGATGACGCAAAGGTAGGTAATAGTCCAGAAACACCGGAATCTAAACGTGTTCTTTCCGAAGCAGAGGCAACACGTTTAGTTGCAGAAGCACAGCAACATCCTCATCAGGTGATTCATTTTGAAGGAAAAATTGTTAACCGCCAGCCACCGCCACCATTTACAACTTCTAGCCTTCAGCAAGCAGCCGGTTCAAAACTGAGGTTTGCTCCTGACAAAACTATGGTTGTGGCCCAAAAGCTCTATGAAGCTGGGTTAATAACATATATGCGAACAGACTCAGTGATGCTGAGTCCAGAATTTTGTGCTAGCGCCCGTAAATGGTTAGAGCAAAACGATCCGCAGAATGTACCGCAGCAAGTCGCCAAGCATCGTAGTAGCAAATCGGCTCAAGAAGCACATGAAGCGATTCGTCCAACGGATGTGTTTCGTCCATCAGTTCAGTTGCGTTTAGAACTCCCTGATGATGAGTTTAATTTGTATGTGATGATTTGGAAACGGTCAATTGCTTCTCAGTGTCGGGCTGCCCAATTGCGTAAAACTCTGGTGATTACTCAGTCTGGTTCTTTACTGTGGTCAGCCAGAGGGCAAGTGATTGAATTTTACGGTTATGCCCGGTACTGGAACAATCTCAGCAAGGATAGTATTTTACCTTCATTACAACAGGGACAAGCATTGAAATTGGAGAATGCTGGACATGAGCAGAAGCAGACCCAGCCACCACCGCGTTATAGCGAACCCAAATTGGTGCAGTTGATGGAACGTAAAGGAATTGGTCGCCCAAGTACCTATGCTCCTACTGTTGCTACCTTAAAAAAACGAAATTATGTGGAGTTGAAAAAAGATCATCTGCAACCGACAGCATTAGGGTTAGAAGTAGATGAATTTTTGCTCAAGGCATTGCCAGATTTACTAGAGGCAGAATTCACAGCAAAAATGGAAGATGCCCTTGATGCCATTTCCGAAGGAAAGAATTCTTGGCAGCATTATTTAACTAGTTGGAATCAGAATTACTTTGTCCCAGCACTCACCAAAGCTAAAACTGTAGTTGCGAGTTCCTCAACAGGTAAAGCTAATGTGATAACTGAGCGCAAATATGAAACTTCCAAGACTCGATGCCCTGAATGCAAAAATTTTCTCGCCAAAATTCCGAGTACTAAGGTCAAAAAGAAATATTTCCTCAAATGCACAAAAGGCTGTGATGTCGTGCTATTTTGGAGCGACTTTAACAAAACTTGGCAGCCACCACAAGCTAAAACAGTCCAAGCTGAAAATCAACAAAAGCCTCCCGTCAAGCTGACAGCATATCCCTGCCCGGTATGTAAAAAACCTCTAGAGGAGTACAGTTATATCAAAGAGGGGCAGAGTAAGACAATGTTGCGATGTTCTAACGCACAATCCCGTAAGGATACTAAACATAAAGATGTGGCTTATTTCAATACACCAAAAGGGTGGTGGAGTCCTAAGTTTGGGGAGATATCAAAAACTTAA
- a CDS encoding YgcG family protein yields MKQLLKQIFSSQKHLTRLVLTLVTVIFTASLFAAPALATGVYQLPSLTAGNDTWVLDQGEVISRLNEGKISSAFEDLAKQTNKEVRIVTVRRLDYGETPESFTKELFEKWFPTKEAQANQTLLVIDTVTNGTSIITGDEVKPLLTDAIAESVATETVSVPLRNGNKYNQAFLDASDRLVAVLSGKADPGPPQITDNVQVEGTYKKAEETNQGNATAWVVGLLIAATVIPMATYYIYQINQPSSDG; encoded by the coding sequence ATGAAACAGCTCCTCAAACAAATATTTAGTAGTCAAAAACACCTCACCCGGCTGGTTTTAACATTGGTGACGGTTATTTTTACAGCCTCGTTGTTTGCTGCACCTGCTTTAGCCACAGGTGTGTATCAATTACCCAGCCTCACAGCAGGCAATGACACCTGGGTTTTGGATCAAGGTGAGGTTATTAGCCGTCTGAACGAAGGTAAAATTAGCAGTGCTTTCGAGGATTTGGCAAAACAAACAAATAAGGAAGTCAGAATTGTGACTGTTCGCCGCCTTGACTACGGTGAAACACCAGAAAGCTTTACCAAAGAGTTGTTTGAAAAATGGTTTCCGACAAAAGAAGCCCAAGCAAATCAAACTTTATTGGTTATTGACACAGTTACCAATGGTACTTCCATTATTACTGGGGATGAAGTCAAACCTCTACTCACTGACGCTATTGCCGAGAGTGTCGCTACTGAAACAGTAAGTGTGCCGTTACGTAATGGTAACAAATACAATCAGGCATTTCTAGATGCTAGCGATCGCCTTGTTGCCGTCCTCTCTGGTAAAGCCGATCCAGGGCCACCCCAAATTACTGACAATGTACAGGTAGAAGGAACCTACAAGAAAGCAGAAGAAACCAACCAAGGTAACGCCACCGCTTGGGTAGTAGGATTGTTAATTGCCGCCACCGTCATCCCAATGGCGACTTACTACATTTATCAGATAAATCAACCTTCATCTGATGGGTAA
- a CDS encoding tetratricopeptide repeat protein, whose protein sequence is MKLVTKHPSIIFGVCSVFIIFSIILDSVAKAQEQSACPSGQVRDSTSLCNSSSQGQESGIMANAEEFFRSGRNFDRQGQSQQAIAEYTRAIELDPNYAAAYFFRGNALALEGQPQKGIEDSEKAASIYNSRGESQWAEAMLQLADTIRRGIQEGEF, encoded by the coding sequence ATGAAATTAGTAACAAAGCACCCGTCTATTATATTTGGCGTATGTTCTGTGTTTATCATTTTCTCTATAATTCTTGACTCTGTAGCGAAAGCTCAGGAACAATCAGCTTGTCCATCGGGACAAGTTAGGGATTCAACTAGTTTGTGTAATTCTAGTAGTCAAGGGCAAGAGTCAGGAATTATGGCGAATGCTGAAGAATTTTTCCGAAGTGGGCGTAATTTTGATAGACAAGGACAGTCTCAACAGGCAATTGCTGAATACACGCGAGCAATCGAGCTTGATCCTAACTATGCTGCTGCTTACTTTTTTCGAGGTAATGCTCTGGCTTTAGAAGGACAACCACAAAAAGGGATTGAAGATTCCGAGAAGGCTGCTTCTATCTACAATTCCAGAGGAGAATCACAATGGGCAGAGGCAATGCTACAACTTGCAGATACTATTCGGAGAGGCATTCAAGAGGGTGAATTTTGA
- a CDS encoding GNAT family N-acetyltransferase, translating into MVEQLKPRYSVVWTNKIAEVPQDAWNALAMPLKTPFLEWEWLNNLETSQSATAKAGWLPNHLTLWRDRTLIAAAPLYLKGHSSGEFVFDHQWAELADRIGVQYYPKLLGMTPFTPAEGYRFLIAPGEDEDEITAMMVHEIDTFCSKNRISGCHFLYVDPQWRPMLERHGFTTWLHHSYVWENAGFKTFDDYLKVFNANQRRNIKRERKAVEKAGLRLQPLSGDEIPYSLFPLMYQFYADTCDKFGWWGSKYLTQRFFEQLNTDYRHRVLFVAAYSEEDNSHPLGMSFCLFKGDKLYGRYWGSFQEIDCLHFDACYYAPIEWAIANGIQIFDPGAGGRHKKRRGFPAMPNHSLHRFYNNRLGQIIRPYIKEVNQLEQQEIEAINAELPFSDKNA; encoded by the coding sequence ATGGTGGAACAACTTAAGCCTCGCTATTCTGTCGTTTGGACGAACAAAATCGCTGAAGTACCCCAAGATGCCTGGAATGCTTTGGCAATGCCACTCAAAACGCCATTTTTAGAATGGGAGTGGCTGAATAATCTCGAAACCTCCCAGAGTGCTACTGCAAAAGCTGGTTGGTTGCCAAATCACTTGACCTTGTGGCGGGATAGAACGCTGATTGCCGCTGCGCCACTTTATCTCAAAGGACATAGTTCTGGTGAATTTGTATTCGATCACCAATGGGCAGAGTTAGCCGATCGCATCGGAGTTCAATATTACCCAAAATTGCTGGGTATGACACCATTTACCCCAGCTGAAGGTTATCGCTTTTTAATCGCCCCAGGAGAAGACGAAGACGAAATCACCGCAATGATGGTGCATGAAATTGACACTTTCTGCTCCAAAAATCGGATTTCTGGATGTCATTTTCTCTATGTCGATCCCCAATGGCGGCCGATGCTGGAACGGCATGGCTTTACAACTTGGCTGCACCACAGCTACGTCTGGGAAAATGCTGGCTTTAAAACTTTTGATGACTACTTGAAAGTGTTTAACGCCAATCAGCGCCGCAATATTAAGCGGGAACGCAAAGCTGTAGAGAAAGCAGGGTTAAGATTGCAACCTCTGAGTGGCGATGAAATTCCCTACTCTTTATTTCCTTTGATGTACCAGTTTTATGCTGACACCTGTGATAAATTTGGCTGGTGGGGTAGCAAGTATCTCACACAGAGGTTTTTTGAGCAGCTAAACACCGATTATCGCCATCGAGTCTTGTTTGTCGCCGCATATAGCGAAGAAGATAATTCTCATCCTTTAGGAATGTCCTTTTGTTTGTTTAAAGGTGACAAACTCTATGGACGTTATTGGGGAAGTTTCCAAGAAATAGATTGCTTACATTTTGATGCTTGCTATTATGCACCCATTGAGTGGGCGATCGCTAACGGAATCCAAATTTTTGATCCTGGCGCAGGTGGCCGCCACAAAAAACGGCGCGGTTTCCCTGCTATGCCCAATCATAGTTTGCACCGTTTTTACAACAATCGTTTAGGGCAAATTATCCGTCCCTATATTAAGGAAGTGAATCAACTCGAACAGCAAGAGATTGAGGCGATTAATGCAGAGTTGCCATTTAGTGATAAAAATGCTTGA
- a CDS encoding ATP-binding protein, whose translation MTNSRQSSFRRILVTRILLLFVPVLLIGEIVALNKARSSILGTARQNLTESAISKGERIGDAIAILKANLLSVSKTTVIPSGSPIQEQEILTQLKQQLPVNIECIQLTDLLNQKIIASSCGDQAIGELRFPLPSDGIDVKTIFPPKAGMTGKRNAQNQLQLVLSAPVSDSRKNLVYSLSIQSALYQQTRNPPGSLTGAMVVIAENGTILAHPFTDWVGSNIDQHPNASQLKSIIKNALAGRNDSINLSFKEGNELVAGYTAIANPLTQEQQQKWIVLAVTSVDNALFGLEEIKLILIVLTVGLIGASLLASLYLAPYLARPVEELRDYALNIHSHHAAQPVPHNFQIREFNQLAQALDQMVERLKAGAEELEIAWKEAKNANQIKSQFLATTSHELRNPLHTIINCIRVVEDGLCDSREEEMEFLKRANETTIHLLNIINDLLDISKIEAGKLSVVITPLDLRQILLEVINLQSVNVQQKGLQLKCELEPQPIPIKADAAKLKQVLINVIGNATKFTDTGSITIATEIQSSNGKSQVVVIVKDTGIGIDPNQQHKLFRPFVMVNGTTARQFEGTGLGLAISRNLIELMGGSITLESTGLHQGTTLKITLPLIDISLLPVDNKEEKVGNLGFSSGNKGVKVSQYSSLQQSGGSPSLGSSKSVKAGVDKEKSMKFQVLLGNETYEISFSPQQTILVSIPKTEVYANGTSER comes from the coding sequence ATGACTAATTCCCGCCAATCTTCCTTTCGTCGAATTTTAGTAACGAGAATATTGCTGCTGTTCGTTCCAGTTTTACTTATAGGCGAGATTGTAGCCTTGAATAAGGCACGTTCTAGCATATTGGGAACTGCGCGTCAAAATTTAACAGAAAGCGCCATTAGTAAAGGGGAGAGAATTGGCGATGCGATCGCAATCTTAAAAGCTAATTTGCTGAGTGTAAGTAAAACAACGGTGATTCCGTCTGGTTCGCCTATACAAGAGCAAGAAATTCTCACGCAGCTAAAGCAACAACTGCCAGTCAATATTGAGTGCATCCAATTAACGGATCTCCTAAATCAAAAAATAATTGCCAGTAGCTGTGGGGATCAAGCGATTGGAGAATTGAGGTTCCCTTTGCCTAGTGATGGAATTGATGTCAAAACAATCTTCCCGCCAAAGGCAGGAATGACTGGAAAAAGAAACGCACAAAATCAATTACAATTAGTTTTATCCGCACCAGTCTCAGATAGCCGAAAAAATTTAGTTTACAGCTTAAGTATCCAGTCTGCATTGTACCAACAAACCAGAAATCCACCGGGATCGCTTACAGGCGCGATGGTAGTTATTGCTGAAAATGGCACAATTTTGGCACATCCATTTACAGACTGGGTGGGAAGTAACATTGATCAACATCCAAATGCTTCCCAACTCAAGAGCATAATTAAAAATGCCCTTGCAGGACGAAACGATTCGATAAATTTGTCTTTTAAAGAGGGAAACGAATTAGTAGCTGGCTATACGGCTATTGCAAATCCACTTACCCAAGAGCAGCAGCAAAAATGGATAGTCTTAGCTGTTACTAGTGTCGATAATGCGCTTTTTGGTTTAGAAGAAATCAAACTAATTCTTATTGTTTTGACCGTTGGTTTGATTGGTGCAAGTTTGTTAGCATCTCTATATCTAGCTCCTTACTTGGCACGTCCTGTAGAAGAATTGCGAGACTACGCTCTCAATATTCACTCTCACCACGCCGCACAACCAGTTCCCCACAATTTCCAAATTCGGGAATTCAATCAACTGGCCCAAGCATTAGACCAAATGGTAGAAAGGCTCAAAGCTGGGGCAGAAGAATTAGAAATAGCTTGGAAAGAAGCAAAAAACGCTAACCAGATTAAAAGCCAATTTTTGGCTACGACTTCCCATGAATTGAGAAACCCATTACATACTATTATTAACTGCATTCGCGTGGTTGAAGATGGTTTATGTGATAGCCGTGAAGAAGAAATGGAATTCCTCAAACGTGCCAATGAAACAACGATTCATTTGCTAAATATTATTAATGATTTACTCGACATTTCTAAAATCGAAGCGGGTAAGCTTTCTGTAGTTATCACACCTCTCGATCTCCGACAAATATTGCTAGAGGTGATTAATTTACAATCAGTTAATGTTCAACAAAAGGGCTTGCAATTAAAATGCGAGTTAGAGCCTCAACCGATACCAATTAAGGCAGACGCGGCAAAACTAAAGCAGGTGCTGATTAATGTTATTGGCAACGCTACTAAGTTCACCGACACAGGAAGCATCACCATTGCTACAGAAATTCAATCTAGTAATGGTAAATCTCAAGTAGTGGTAATAGTTAAAGATACAGGTATTGGCATTGATCCTAATCAACAGCATAAACTATTTCGCCCCTTTGTCATGGTGAATGGCACAACTGCGCGCCAGTTTGAAGGGACTGGACTAGGACTCGCAATCTCACGAAACTTAATCGAACTTATGGGAGGCAGCATTACTCTTGAGAGTACGGGACTTCATCAAGGTACAACACTAAAGATTACCTTACCCTTGATTGATATCTCGCTGTTACCTGTTGACAACAAAGAAGAAAAAGTCGGGAATCTGGGATTTTCCTCTGGAAATAAGGGGGTAAAAGTAAGCCAATACTCTAGCCTACAGCAGTCTGGGGGAAGCCCCTCTTTGGGGAGCAGCAAATCTGTAAAAGCAGGGGTAGACAAAGAGAAGTCGATGAAATTCCAGGTGTTACTTGGGAACGAGACTTACGAGATTAGTTTTTCGCCGCAGCAAACTATCTTGGTAAGTATTCCAAAAACAGAAGTTTATGCAAATGGGACTTCTGAAAGGTAA
- the surE gene encoding 5'/3'-nucleotidase SurE translates to MTIILTNDDGIDAPGIKALIKAVNGKNFIIAAPADHQSGCGHQVTTTRAINLQRRSETEYAIAGTPADCVRIAITQIGADVNFVLSGINAGGNLGVDVYISGTVAAVREAAMHGIPGIAISHYRKAKQNFDWDLAAKLTVEVLADLLKRPLEPGSFWNVNLPHLQPGEPHPEMVFCQACSKPLPVNYRVEGDDFYYVGEYGKRDRTPGSDVDVCFSGNIAVTQLRV, encoded by the coding sequence ATGACTATAATTTTAACTAACGACGATGGCATTGATGCCCCAGGTATAAAAGCTCTAATCAAAGCTGTAAACGGCAAAAATTTTATCATCGCTGCTCCTGCCGATCATCAGTCTGGCTGTGGACATCAAGTTACTACCACTCGCGCCATCAATCTCCAACGGCGTTCTGAGACTGAATATGCGATCGCAGGCACTCCCGCCGATTGTGTGAGAATTGCGATAACACAAATTGGCGCAGATGTCAATTTTGTGCTTTCAGGTATCAACGCTGGGGGCAACTTGGGAGTCGATGTCTACATTTCTGGTACAGTGGCTGCTGTACGGGAAGCTGCAATGCACGGTATTCCCGGAATTGCTATTTCCCACTATCGCAAAGCCAAGCAAAATTTTGATTGGGATTTGGCTGCTAAATTGACAGTTGAAGTTTTAGCGGACTTACTCAAGCGTCCCCTAGAACCAGGAAGCTTTTGGAACGTGAACTTACCGCATCTGCAACCAGGAGAACCACATCCTGAGATGGTGTTTTGCCAAGCCTGTAGCAAACCTTTGCCTGTGAACTATCGAGTTGAAGGCGATGATTTTTATTATGTAGGAGAATACGGCAAACGCGATCGCACCCCTGGTAGTGATGTGGATGTATGTTTTTCCGGCAATATTGCTGTAACTCAGTTAAGAGTTTGA
- a CDS encoding MFS transporter, protein MNDSTAGDVQRDPLSEKLDLKTKLAYGAGDLGPAITANISVFFLLVFFTNVAGIPAGLAGSILMIGKIWDGINDPLVGFLTDKTKSRRWGRRLPWMFYGAIPFGIFFFLQWIVPQFSANRSENIWPLFWYYVVIGIFSQAFYTVVNLPYTAMTPELTQDYDERTSLNSYRFTFSIGGSILSLILTQIVFSQVSDRQQQYLVLAGVCTVISILGLYWCVFGVRDRILAFEAKRIQTEEPASLPFFEQLKIVFSNRPFLFVIGIYLFSWLGVQITASIIPYFVVDCMGLKESDVPTVMIAVQGTALVMLFIWGKLSKKIGKKPVYFLGMSLWIIAAAGLFFLQPGQIVLMYVMAVMAGIGVSTAYLIPWSMIPDVIELDELQTGQRREGIFYGFMVLLQKFGLALGLFLVGNALQLSGFKESVAGSPLPTQPESALFAIRIAVGPIPTVCLLCGLVLTYFYPITREMHAEIMLKLKERQEKRGS, encoded by the coding sequence ATGAATGATTCTACTGCTGGCGATGTTCAACGAGATCCTCTTAGTGAAAAACTAGATTTAAAAACAAAACTGGCTTACGGTGCAGGAGATTTAGGCCCAGCAATTACTGCAAATATCTCCGTCTTTTTTCTGCTAGTTTTCTTTACCAATGTTGCTGGTATCCCTGCGGGTTTAGCTGGCAGTATTTTGATGATTGGCAAAATCTGGGATGGCATAAATGATCCCCTTGTAGGGTTTCTGACTGATAAAACAAAATCTCGCCGTTGGGGCCGTCGTCTTCCTTGGATGTTTTATGGAGCAATCCCATTTGGAATTTTCTTTTTCTTGCAGTGGATTGTACCGCAATTTAGTGCAAATAGGAGTGAAAATATTTGGCCACTGTTCTGGTATTACGTAGTGATTGGGATATTCTCTCAAGCGTTTTACACTGTTGTGAATTTGCCTTATACGGCAATGACTCCAGAACTAACTCAAGATTACGACGAACGCACCAGCCTTAACAGCTACCGTTTTACATTTTCTATTGGTGGCAGCATTCTATCGTTGATTTTAACGCAAATTGTTTTTTCGCAAGTTAGCGATCGCCAACAACAATATCTAGTTTTAGCAGGGGTTTGTACCGTAATTTCGATTTTAGGATTATATTGGTGCGTTTTTGGAGTCCGCGATCGCATCTTGGCTTTTGAGGCCAAACGCATCCAAACCGAGGAACCTGCATCTCTCCCCTTCTTTGAACAGCTAAAAATTGTCTTTAGTAACCGACCTTTTTTATTTGTGATTGGTATATATCTTTTTTCTTGGCTAGGTGTGCAGATTACAGCTAGTATTATTCCTTATTTTGTAGTCGATTGCATGGGTCTTAAAGAATCAGATGTGCCCACAGTGATGATTGCAGTCCAAGGAACAGCTTTAGTGATGCTATTTATCTGGGGTAAGTTAAGTAAGAAAATCGGGAAAAAACCTGTTTATTTTCTCGGAATGAGTTTATGGATAATAGCCGCCGCCGGACTATTTTTCTTACAACCTGGTCAAATAGTTTTGATGTATGTGATGGCTGTGATGGCAGGTATTGGTGTTTCCACAGCTTATCTAATTCCCTGGTCGATGATTCCAGATGTGATTGAATTAGATGAACTCCAAACCGGACAACGCAGAGAAGGTATATTTTATGGCTTCATGGTATTACTACAAAAATTTGGTTTAGCTCTCGGGCTGTTTTTAGTGGGAAATGCTTTACAACTATCCGGGTTCAAAGAATCTGTAGCCGGAAGTCCACTACCCACCCAACCGGAATCAGCACTGTTTGCTATTCGGATTGCCGTTGGCCCCATACCTACAGTTTGTTTGCTTTGTGGCTTAGTTTTAACGTATTTTTACCCAATTACGCGCGAGATGCACGCAGAAATCATGCTGAAACTCAAAGAACGGCAAGAGAAGAGGGGAAGTTAA